One Nostoc punctiforme PCC 73102 DNA window includes the following coding sequences:
- a CDS encoding chloride channel protein, whose protein sequence is MTLLPPTQLRKVTEQPAFPTPSAHLAHLINRFQPSPETVVLFLAMLIGGGTGMGVVTFHYLIQLIHQLMLENLMGQIGVWGAWTLACVPTLGGLIVGLMRWRTQDFGPGLSSLIAASQGTEIKRPLRPVTKMLAASVSLGSGASLGPEGPSVEIGANFGMLFSVILNVSQERQRLLLGAGAAAGLAAGFNAPIAGVFFALEVVMGATSFATSAVSVVLLAAVVAALIAQIGLGAQPAFDLPAYQVRSPLELPLYLGLGLGASLVSLAYTQLIRLAKACFAGKVRGFAFLGRIPEPIHPIIGGVIIGAVALYFPQILGVGYETVEAMLQDVEFPLSLLVVLLVVKLLMTAISAGSGFIGGLFAPAMFLGASFGSAYAKLLAVAFPTICDQMAAPPAYAMVGMAAVLAASVRAPLTAILMLFELTRDYRIVLPLMAAVGLSVWLVERIKPTFNSNSNLQQIGLSELKDEQAEIVQQILVEDAMHPYPKKLPATLGVLDAAVEMIRDRTRSALVIDAAEQLVGILSLEDINRALALWQSYPNSLTEIPDNLSSQTLIDICTTEILYAWQDELLSEALDRMSLRGLHQLPVVARDKPDRILGLLEKEQIALTCNLAVTRKALRHYLPVLPTTDIVISH, encoded by the coding sequence ATGACTCTCCTGCCTCCCACTCAACTGAGGAAGGTAACGGAACAACCTGCATTTCCTACACCTTCTGCTCATTTAGCTCACCTAATTAATCGTTTTCAACCATCCCCAGAAACAGTTGTCCTGTTTTTAGCCATGCTCATTGGCGGTGGTACGGGTATGGGTGTAGTCACCTTTCACTATTTAATCCAGTTGATTCACCAGTTGATGCTGGAAAATTTAATGGGTCAAATCGGTGTCTGGGGTGCTTGGACTTTAGCCTGCGTTCCCACCCTTGGCGGGTTAATCGTTGGCTTGATGCGCTGGCGCACTCAAGACTTTGGCCCTGGACTTTCATCTCTCATCGCCGCTTCTCAGGGAACAGAGATTAAGCGACCACTACGACCAGTTACGAAAATGCTGGCCGCATCTGTTTCTTTGGGGAGCGGTGCTTCTTTGGGACCAGAAGGGCCGAGTGTAGAAATTGGCGCAAATTTTGGGATGTTGTTCTCTGTAATCCTCAATGTATCTCAAGAGCGACAACGTTTGCTGTTGGGTGCTGGCGCGGCGGCTGGACTGGCCGCGGGATTTAATGCTCCCATTGCTGGAGTATTTTTTGCTTTAGAAGTGGTGATGGGAGCGACATCTTTCGCTACTTCTGCGGTGAGCGTGGTACTATTAGCGGCGGTGGTAGCAGCATTAATTGCCCAAATTGGTTTGGGGGCACAACCTGCTTTTGATTTACCTGCTTACCAAGTCCGCAGTCCTTTGGAATTGCCGCTTTATCTTGGCTTGGGTTTAGGGGCCAGCCTTGTTTCTCTGGCTTATACTCAATTAATTCGTTTAGCAAAAGCCTGCTTTGCTGGAAAGGTTCGAGGTTTTGCTTTTTTGGGACGAATTCCTGAGCCAATTCATCCAATTATTGGCGGTGTGATAATTGGCGCAGTTGCTTTGTATTTCCCACAAATTCTGGGTGTGGGTTATGAAACTGTAGAAGCAATGCTTCAAGATGTGGAGTTTCCACTCTCCCTGTTGGTGGTGCTGTTGGTGGTGAAACTACTGATGACTGCAATTAGTGCGGGTAGTGGTTTCATTGGCGGTTTGTTTGCACCAGCCATGTTTTTAGGTGCTTCTTTTGGTTCAGCGTATGCCAAACTTTTAGCCGTGGCATTCCCGACTATTTGCGATCAAATGGCGGCTCCCCCAGCTTACGCAATGGTAGGAATGGCAGCAGTACTAGCTGCTAGTGTTAGAGCGCCATTAACGGCTATTTTAATGTTGTTTGAATTAACCCGTGATTATCGTATTGTTTTACCGTTGATGGCAGCTGTGGGTTTGAGTGTTTGGCTAGTAGAAAGGATTAAACCAACTTTTAACTCTAACTCTAATCTACAACAAATTGGTCTTTCGGAATTGAAAGATGAACAAGCGGAAATTGTGCAGCAAATTTTAGTAGAAGATGCTATGCACCCCTATCCCAAAAAATTACCTGCAACCCTTGGAGTTTTAGATGCAGCTGTAGAAATGATCCGCGATCGCACCCGGAGTGCTTTAGTAATTGATGCAGCCGAGCAATTAGTTGGTATACTCTCTCTGGAAGATATTAATCGTGCCCTTGCTCTTTGGCAAAGTTACCCGAATTCACTAACTGAAATTCCAGATAATTTATCCAGTCAAACTCTCATAGATATTTGTACTACTGAAATTCTCTATGCATGGCAGGATGAACTATTATCTGAAGCTTTAGATCGCATGAGTCTTCGAGGTTTACATCAATTACCAGTGGTAGCACGAGACAAACCCGATCGCATTTTGGGTTTACTAGAAAAAGAGCAAATTGCCTTAACCTGCAATTTAGCAGTTACGCGCAAGGCACTTCGCCACTATTTACCAGTCTTACCCACTACAGATATAGTTATTAGTCATTAG
- a CDS encoding AbrB family transcriptional regulator encodes MPKQKKIEPLLGEELLKKVKELENESKEDKAKKCGYYTVTKNGIERVNMMKFLNALIDAEGIQLDSTPSANGRGGRSASYRISVQSNGNLLIGSAYTKQMNLKPGDEFIITLGKKHIRLRQVDPEDREGDEAIEATA; translated from the coding sequence ATGCCTAAACAGAAAAAAATTGAACCCCTACTCGGTGAAGAGCTGCTCAAAAAAGTCAAAGAGCTAGAGAACGAGAGCAAAGAAGACAAAGCCAAGAAGTGCGGCTACTATACCGTTACTAAAAACGGTATAGAGCGCGTCAATATGATGAAGTTCTTAAATGCCCTAATTGATGCTGAAGGGATTCAGTTGGACAGTACACCAAGTGCTAATGGGCGTGGTGGACGTAGTGCTAGCTATAGAATTAGTGTGCAATCGAATGGTAATTTACTTATAGGTTCAGCTTATACAAAACAGATGAATCTGAAACCAGGAGATGAGTTTATCATCACTTTAGGCAAAAAGCACATTCGTCTGAGACAGGTAGATCCAGAAGATCGGGAAGGTGATGAAGCTATAGAAGCCACGGCTTAA
- a CDS encoding Rrf2 family transcriptional regulator → MKLTTRGHYSVKALLDLSLQPKYGPVSVRAIAKRQDIPAPYLEKLLIEMRRASIVKSIRGSIGGYQLAREPAQISIGQILEAVGETSHLPHHTPAPTQAEDWVTFSLWQRLNQKLKEALYSITLADLYYDARSWQASLGEEASFVV, encoded by the coding sequence ATGAAACTAACTACCAGAGGACACTATAGTGTAAAGGCGTTGCTAGATTTGAGTTTACAGCCAAAATATGGGCCTGTATCTGTAAGAGCGATCGCTAAACGTCAAGATATCCCTGCTCCTTATCTCGAAAAACTACTAATAGAAATGCGTCGTGCATCAATAGTTAAATCAATTCGTGGTAGCATCGGCGGATACCAATTGGCAAGAGAGCCTGCACAAATATCTATAGGACAAATTTTAGAAGCAGTTGGCGAGACTAGCCATTTACCTCATCACACCCCAGCACCTACACAAGCTGAAGATTGGGTAACATTTAGCCTTTGGCAAAGACTCAACCAAAAGCTCAAAGAAGCTTTGTACAGTATTACTCTGGCAGACCTTTATTACGATGCTCGTAGCTGGCAAGCTTCCCTTGGGGAAGAAGCTAGTTTTGTAGTTTAG
- the cbiB gene encoding adenosylcobinamide-phosphate synthase CbiB yields MTDSIYILIIAAFLDYLIGDPWDCPHPVQVMGWVISRLSKFFLQLCKNPFTQRLAGIVLGIILIIGSGLVGFLIIQSARWVHPWLGIAIDSILLASCFAGRSLRAAAVAVLQPLIAGDLEKARKILSNYVGRDTQNLSQAEILRAVLETVAENATDGVMAPLFYAIVGVFVPMVGPTLLALAYKASSTLDSMVGYREAPYTYLGWFCARLEDCLTWLPCRLTVITLALLSGKPMQVWRICRRDAINDPSPNSGWSECVYAAFLGVQMGGTNWYRGVAKYKPLLGDAIYPITATSIQNALQLTRYCFLLWLGIAIAIFLILPNR; encoded by the coding sequence ATGACTGATAGCATCTATATTTTAATAATTGCTGCATTTTTAGATTACTTAATTGGCGATCCTTGGGATTGCCCTCATCCAGTGCAAGTTATGGGGTGGGTAATTTCTCGCTTAAGCAAATTTTTTCTTCAATTGTGTAAAAATCCTTTTACACAACGCCTAGCTGGAATTGTGCTAGGGATTATCCTAATAATTGGTAGCGGTCTTGTCGGTTTTTTGATTATTCAAAGTGCCAGATGGGTTCATCCGTGGTTGGGAATTGCAATAGATTCCATTCTTTTAGCTAGTTGTTTTGCTGGTAGAAGTTTGCGAGCAGCAGCAGTGGCTGTTTTACAACCTTTAATAGCAGGAGATTTGGAGAAAGCTCGGAAGATTTTAAGTAATTACGTTGGTCGAGATACCCAAAACCTCTCACAAGCAGAAATTTTACGAGCCGTTTTAGAAACGGTTGCAGAAAATGCTACCGATGGAGTGATGGCTCCGCTTTTTTATGCAATTGTTGGTGTCTTTGTGCCAATGGTGGGGCCAACTCTCTTGGCTTTAGCATACAAAGCCAGCAGTACCCTTGATTCAATGGTGGGCTACCGGGAAGCACCCTATACTTATTTGGGATGGTTTTGTGCGCGGTTAGAAGATTGTTTAACTTGGCTACCTTGTCGGTTAACAGTCATAACTCTGGCGTTGTTATCGGGTAAACCAATGCAGGTTTGGCGAATTTGTCGTCGGGATGCAATTAACGATCCTAGTCCCAATTCTGGCTGGAGTGAGTGTGTCTATGCCGCTTTTTTGGGTGTGCAGATGGGAGGTACAAATTGGTATCGTGGGGTAGCTAAGTACAAACCACTGCTAGGAGATGCTATTTATCCCATTACTGCAACTTCTATTCAAAATGCTTTGCAGCTAACTCGATATTGTTTTTTGCTATGGTTAGGCATAGCGATCGCAATATTCTTAATACTCCCAAACAGATAA
- the pyrR gene encoding bifunctional pyr operon transcriptional regulator/uracil phosphoribosyltransferase PyrR: protein MSAKVVEILSSEEIRRTLTRLASQIVERTRDLSQLVLLGIYTRGALLAELLARQIETLEGVAVSVGALDITFYRDDLDTIGLRTPTKSEIPFDLTGKTVVLVDDVIFKGRTIRAALNAVNDYGRPEVIRLAVLVDRGHRELPIHPDFIGKKLPTAKEEVVKVYLQNYDGRDAVELIGD from the coding sequence ATGTCTGCCAAAGTAGTTGAAATTCTCTCATCCGAAGAAATCCGTCGTACCCTAACTCGCCTGGCCTCTCAAATTGTGGAAAGGACGCGTGATTTGTCCCAACTGGTGCTTCTTGGTATTTATACCAGGGGTGCGTTATTAGCCGAATTGTTGGCGCGTCAGATTGAGACACTGGAAGGTGTAGCTGTGTCAGTTGGCGCTTTGGACATTACATTTTATCGAGATGACCTCGACACAATTGGATTGCGGACTCCAACGAAAAGTGAAATTCCTTTTGACCTTACGGGAAAAACGGTTGTACTAGTAGATGATGTGATTTTTAAAGGACGGACAATTCGCGCTGCTTTGAACGCAGTCAACGATTACGGTAGGCCAGAGGTGATTCGTTTAGCTGTGTTAGTAGACAGGGGTCATCGAGAATTACCAATCCACCCAGATTTTATTGGAAAGAAGTTGCCTACTGCTAAAGAAGAAGTTGTGAAAGTTTACTTACAAAATTACGATGGACGAGATGCAGTAGAGTTGATTGGAGATTAA
- a CDS encoding nuclear transport factor 2 family protein, with product MTKDEVLAANAAFYRAFERKDIEIMSTVWSQGTGSFCIHPGSNILRGWKEIRTSWEQIFKNTAYIEINTDIIATEIVDNIAYVVLRENVFQVVSGRRLEAQSTATNVFHFLAGKWYLVHHHGSPVLR from the coding sequence ATGACAAAGGATGAAGTCTTAGCGGCTAATGCAGCTTTTTACCGAGCTTTTGAAAGAAAAGATATTGAGATAATGAGTACCGTATGGTCACAAGGAACTGGTAGTTTTTGCATTCATCCTGGAAGTAACATACTACGAGGTTGGAAGGAGATTCGCACCTCTTGGGAGCAGATATTTAAAAACACCGCTTATATCGAAATAAACACAGATATAATTGCTACAGAAATAGTTGACAATATTGCTTATGTTGTGCTGAGAGAAAATGTATTCCAAGTCGTTTCTGGGAGAAGACTTGAAGCACAATCAACAGCTACAAATGTATTTCACTTTCTTGCTGGAAAGTGGTATTTAGTTCATCATCATGGCAGTCCCGTTTTGCGTTAA
- a CDS encoding response regulator, with protein MDNSLIKVLFIDDDEDDYILTRYWFSEFQVADCELEWVNNYEAARNAIARHQHDVYLVDYRLGPHNGLELLREAIANGCSSPIILLTGQGDWEIDIEAMKAGAADYLEKSQLTGPLLERSIRYAIERKQTEHKIREQAALLDVATDAIFVRDLDDKILFWNKAAESLYGWKKEEAINKKIRSLWHEKHPSKVREALSVLMKNGSWEGELQQKTKSGKEIVVESRWTLVHEFGNQAQSFLVVNTDITQKKQLEAQFLRAQRLESIGTLASGIAHDLNNILAPILMTAQLLEAQVHDERSRRLLPILITNTKRGANLVKQVLSFTRGLEGDRTILQLKHLIIEIQQIIRETFPKSIEVSTQIPQNLCTVSGDATQLHQVLMNLCVNARDAMPNGGTLKISAENLFIDENYAKMHIEAKVGHHIVITVTDTGIGIKSEILDRIFDPFFTTKELAKGTGLGLSTVLGIIKSHGGFINVCSERGKGSQFKVYLPAQEAAETIEEEDQGLPSGQGELILVVDDEAAIRDVTKTSLESHNYKAMTASDGIEAIALYAEHRDKISLVLTDMVMPSMDGITTIRTLRKINPDVKIIAVSGMTSTDKVNTAYDMGIKAFLSKPYTASQLLQIISTVQKI; from the coding sequence ATGGACAACAGCCTTATCAAAGTTTTGTTCATTGATGATGACGAAGATGACTATATTTTGACTCGTTATTGGTTCAGTGAATTTCAGGTAGCAGACTGCGAGTTGGAGTGGGTGAATAATTATGAAGCTGCAAGAAATGCGATCGCTCGCCACCAACATGACGTTTATCTTGTAGACTACCGTTTGGGACCACACAATGGACTGGAACTTTTACGCGAAGCAATTGCCAACGGCTGTTCTTCTCCCATAATTTTACTAACTGGTCAGGGCGACTGGGAAATAGATATCGAAGCGATGAAAGCCGGAGCCGCAGATTATCTTGAAAAAAGCCAGTTGACAGGACCTTTGTTAGAGCGTTCTATCCGCTACGCCATCGAGCGCAAACAGACAGAACATAAAATCCGCGAACAAGCCGCTTTACTAGATGTTGCCACCGATGCAATTTTTGTGCGTGATTTAGACGATAAAATTTTATTTTGGAACAAAGCTGCTGAGAGTCTATACGGTTGGAAAAAAGAAGAAGCAATCAATAAAAAGATACGATCTCTCTGGCATGAAAAACATCCGTCTAAAGTTCGAGAAGCACTCAGTGTTTTGATGAAAAATGGCTCTTGGGAGGGCGAATTACAGCAAAAAACAAAATCAGGTAAAGAAATTGTTGTCGAAAGCCGTTGGACACTAGTGCATGAATTCGGCAATCAAGCACAATCTTTTCTCGTTGTTAACACTGACATCACACAAAAAAAACAACTTGAAGCGCAATTTCTCCGCGCCCAGCGATTGGAAAGCATTGGCACTTTAGCCAGCGGTATTGCCCACGACTTAAATAATATTCTTGCGCCCATTTTGATGACAGCCCAACTGTTAGAGGCACAAGTTCATGATGAGCGTTCTCGGCGACTGTTGCCAATATTGATTACAAACACTAAACGCGGGGCAAATCTAGTCAAGCAAGTATTATCTTTTACTCGTGGGCTTGAAGGCGATCGCACAATATTGCAATTAAAGCATTTAATAATAGAAATTCAGCAAATTATTAGGGAAACATTTCCCAAATCTATTGAAGTTTCCACTCAAATTCCGCAAAATCTTTGTACTGTATCTGGTGATGCTACTCAACTGCATCAAGTACTGATGAATTTATGTGTTAATGCTCGTGACGCTATGCCAAATGGTGGAACTTTGAAAATTTCGGCGGAAAATCTCTTCATTGATGAAAATTACGCCAAGATGCATATTGAAGCCAAAGTTGGTCATCACATTGTTATTACTGTTACTGATACAGGAATTGGGATTAAATCAGAAATCTTAGATCGGATATTTGATCCATTTTTTACTACCAAAGAACTCGCTAAAGGTACTGGTCTTGGTCTTTCTACAGTCCTTGGCATTATTAAAAGCCACGGCGGTTTTATCAACGTATGTAGCGAACGGGGAAAAGGTAGCCAATTTAAGGTGTATTTGCCAGCACAAGAAGCGGCGGAAACTATAGAAGAAGAAGACCAGGGACTACCTTCAGGACAAGGAGAATTAATTTTAGTTGTAGATGACGAAGCTGCCATTCGAGATGTGACAAAAACATCCTTAGAAAGCCATAATTATAAAGCAATGACAGCTAGTGATGGCATTGAAGCAATAGCCTTATATGCAGAACATCGAGATAAAATATCTCTTGTCTTGACTGATATGGTCATGCCGTCTATGGATGGGATAACTACTATCCGCACGCTGCGAAAAATTAACCCAGATGTCAAAATTATTGCCGTCAGCGGAATGACTTCGACTGATAAAGTTAATACAGCTTATGATATGGGTATCAAAGCCTTTTTATCCAAGCCTTATACAGCTAGTCAATTATTGCAAATTATTAGTACAGTTCAAAAGATTTAG
- a CDS encoding response regulator, protein MADDDEDDGILVREALAESQVPIELNIVSNGEELMDYLYHRGRYANRSSLPHPGLILLDLNIPRINGLEALKEIKSDPQLRQIPVVILTTSRREEDIYNTYDLGANSFIIKPAPFASLVEVMDTLVKYWFEIVKLPLEAVGDKHGQQPYQSFVH, encoded by the coding sequence ATGGCTGATGACGATGAAGACGATGGCATCCTGGTTCGTGAGGCATTGGCAGAGAGCCAAGTGCCAATTGAACTAAACATCGTGAGTAATGGTGAAGAATTGATGGATTATTTGTACCATCGTGGTCGATATGCAAACAGAAGCAGTTTACCGCATCCTGGTTTGATTTTATTAGATTTGAATATACCGAGAATTAACGGTCTTGAGGCACTCAAAGAGATAAAATCTGACCCCCAACTGCGGCAAATTCCAGTTGTAATACTGACAACATCACGAAGAGAAGAAGATATATATAATACTTACGATTTAGGTGCGAACTCCTTCATCATTAAGCCAGCGCCTTTTGCCTCATTAGTTGAGGTCATGGATACTCTAGTCAAATACTGGTTTGAAATCGTGAAACTACCACTAGAAGCAGTGGGAGATAAACATGGACAACAGCCTTATCAAAGTTTTGTTCATTGA
- a CDS encoding PAS domain-containing protein: MTNLILVVDDDNFMRMHLCKQLTDAGYQVEEASNGLEAIAIYTRLHPDIVLLDIMMPMMDGFSCCAQLQALSNAKNTPVLMITAFSDQATVDKAFAVGATDFITKPIQWPILHLRLRRLLEARHTMQELRQQAAQAQLREVQLKMALDAARMGIWNWDLLTNKITWSDNLEAIFGLEKGTFNYTYETFLHCIHPHDRDFVRRSHQQAIEDRAKYEIEFRVILPDGKIRFLANKGVVFVDTSGIAVQISGVYIDITKRKQAEEALEVHANQQAMVAELSQIALAGTDLTTLMNSSVTIVAQCLKVEFCKILELLPDDRRLLLRAGVGWQPGLVGKATVSAGINSQAGYTLLCNEPVIVDDLRAEMRFNGPPLLHEHQVVSGISVVIHGKKRPFGVFGAHTTRHHTFSKDDISFLQAVANVIATAVERQRVEDALKESEERCQLAVQGNNDGIWDWNVKNNQVYFSTRWKEMLGYAEHEISNHLDEWATRVHPDDIGFVRQAIADHFAKITPFFISEHRVRCKDNTYKWVLDRGQAVWDEDGNIVRMTSCHTDITERKLAEEQLRQSEERFQIVAHATNDLLWDWDLLTDEVWWNQALEKLLGYSKEQITFTANWWYEHIHPDDRQRIASQARALIDSGEQFWSDEYRFRRSDGSYAYMFDRGYVVHDQTGKPVRMMGAMMDISERQAVLCDRDRAQAALELQNLRSQLFANITLKIRQSLQIDEIMQTSVKEVQKLLLADRVLILRLQPNGSFIAVQEAIVPGLPVVLGQQITDPCFRDDYIEQYRQGQINVINDIKEADIQPCHVELLQRFAVKANLVVPIFLKNQLWGLLIAHQCAHPRQWTSWEIELLRQLADQIGIASTQSLILEQETRQRKELTRSNEELKQFAFVASHDLQEPLRKIKTFGDRLKSTCGDTLSEQGRDYLERMQNAASRMQTLIEDLLTLSRVTTRAQPFVSVNLTKIAQEVLSDLEIYVQQTGGSVEIGELPTIQADPIQMRQLLQNLIGNALKFHRPQIPPVIKIYSKILNNQADNISSNSEVCQIIVEDNGIGFDEKYLDRIFNVFQRLHSSIEYEGTGIGLAICRKIIERHHGQIAAQSKPGQGAKFTIVLSINSHS; encoded by the coding sequence ATGACTAACCTGATTCTGGTTGTAGACGACGACAATTTTATGCGAATGCATCTGTGTAAGCAATTGACAGATGCAGGGTATCAGGTGGAAGAAGCAAGTAACGGGCTAGAGGCGATCGCTATCTATACTCGCCTCCACCCAGATATAGTACTGTTGGATATTATGATGCCGATGATGGATGGGTTTAGTTGCTGCGCTCAACTGCAAGCACTCTCCAACGCCAAGAACACACCAGTGTTAATGATTACTGCTTTTTCCGATCAGGCAACCGTAGATAAAGCTTTTGCTGTGGGTGCAACTGACTTTATTACCAAGCCGATTCAATGGCCAATATTACATCTAAGATTGCGCCGTCTTTTGGAAGCCCGTCATACCATGCAGGAATTACGACAGCAAGCTGCACAGGCACAATTGCGGGAAGTCCAACTCAAGATGGCATTAGATGCTGCTCGTATGGGCATTTGGAATTGGGATCTGCTGACGAACAAAATTACTTGGTCAGATAATCTAGAAGCAATTTTTGGTTTAGAGAAAGGCACTTTCAACTACACCTATGAAACTTTTCTCCACTGCATCCATCCCCACGATCGCGATTTCGTCAGGCGATCGCATCAGCAAGCTATTGAGGATAGAGCCAAATATGAAATTGAATTTCGAGTTATTTTACCCGATGGGAAAATTCGTTTTTTAGCAAACAAAGGAGTTGTCTTTGTAGATACGTCTGGTATAGCTGTGCAAATATCTGGGGTATACATAGATATCACCAAGCGCAAGCAAGCAGAGGAGGCCCTAGAAGTTCATGCTAACCAGCAAGCAATGGTGGCAGAACTAAGTCAAATTGCTCTAGCTGGTACAGATTTGACTACACTGATGAACTCATCTGTAACAATCGTCGCCCAATGCCTCAAAGTTGAGTTTTGCAAAATTTTGGAACTATTGCCAGACGATCGTAGATTGCTGTTACGCGCCGGAGTCGGTTGGCAACCTGGACTTGTAGGAAAGGCGACTGTTAGTGCTGGGATAAATTCTCAAGCTGGTTACACTCTGCTTTGCAACGAACCAGTGATTGTTGACGATCTCCGTGCTGAAATGCGATTCAATGGGCCACCACTGCTACATGAGCATCAAGTAGTGAGCGGCATTAGCGTAGTGATTCATGGTAAAAAGCGCCCTTTTGGTGTCTTTGGGGCACACACAACCAGACACCACACTTTTAGCAAAGATGACATTTCTTTTCTCCAAGCTGTTGCCAATGTTATCGCTACAGCCGTTGAGCGCCAACGGGTGGAAGACGCACTCAAAGAAAGCGAAGAACGTTGCCAGTTAGCTGTGCAAGGCAATAATGATGGCATTTGGGACTGGAACGTTAAAAATAATCAAGTGTATTTCTCTACTCGCTGGAAAGAAATGCTTGGTTACGCAGAACATGAAATTTCCAATCATTTAGACGAATGGGCAACACGAGTACATCCAGATGATATTGGATTTGTCAGACAAGCGATCGCCGATCACTTTGCTAAGATTACCCCGTTTTTTATCAGCGAACATCGAGTCCGGTGCAAAGATAACACCTATAAATGGGTTTTGGATCGCGGTCAGGCAGTGTGGGATGAAGATGGTAATATTGTGCGGATGACAAGTTGCCATACAGATATCACTGAACGGAAACTGGCGGAAGAACAACTGCGTCAGAGCGAAGAACGTTTCCAAATAGTCGCCCATGCTACCAACGATCTTTTATGGGACTGGGATTTGCTGACTGATGAGGTGTGGTGGAATCAAGCTTTAGAAAAACTTTTGGGTTACTCGAAAGAGCAAATAACATTCACTGCTAATTGGTGGTATGAACATATACATCCAGACGACAGGCAGAGAATCGCCTCCCAAGCGCGGGCACTGATAGATAGCGGTGAACAATTCTGGTCAGATGAATACCGTTTTCGTCGCAGCGATGGTTCTTATGCCTATATGTTCGATCGCGGTTATGTCGTTCATGACCAAACAGGTAAACCAGTGCGGATGATGGGCGCGATGATGGATATAAGCGAACGGCAAGCCGTACTATGCGATCGCGATCGTGCCCAAGCAGCATTAGAACTCCAAAATTTGCGATCGCAACTATTCGCTAATATCACCCTAAAAATTCGTCAGTCTTTACAAATCGATGAAATTATGCAAACCAGTGTCAAAGAAGTGCAAAAGCTACTGCTTGCCGACCGAGTATTAATCTTGCGCCTACAGCCAAATGGCTCTTTCATAGCGGTTCAAGAGGCAATAGTTCCTGGTTTACCTGTTGTACTGGGGCAGCAAATTACCGACCCTTGCTTTCGCGATGATTATATTGAGCAGTACCGCCAAGGACAAATTAATGTCATTAACGATATCAAAGAAGCTGATATCCAACCTTGCCACGTCGAATTGTTGCAACGATTCGCTGTTAAAGCCAACCTTGTAGTCCCGATTTTCCTCAAAAATCAGCTGTGGGGGCTGCTAATTGCCCATCAATGCGCCCATCCCCGCCAGTGGACTAGCTGGGAAATTGAACTTTTGCGACAGCTAGCAGATCAAATAGGTATTGCCTCAACTCAGAGCCTCATCCTAGAACAAGAAACTCGGCAGAGGAAAGAACTCACCCGTTCTAATGAAGAACTAAAACAATTTGCATTTGTCGCCTCCCACGATTTGCAAGAGCCACTGCGTAAAATTAAAACTTTTGGCGATCGGCTCAAAAGCACCTGTGGCGACACCTTGAGCGAACAAGGACGTGACTATCTAGAACGAATGCAGAATGCTGCATCAAGAATGCAGACATTAATTGAAGACTTGTTAACACTTTCACGAGTCACTACTAGAGCCCAACCTTTTGTATCAGTAAATCTGACAAAGATTGCCCAAGAAGTATTGTCTGATTTAGAAATTTATGTGCAGCAAACTGGAGGAAGTGTAGAAATAGGAGAGTTACCCACCATTCAAGCCGATCCTATACAGATGCGTCAATTGTTGCAAAACCTGATTGGTAACGCCCTCAAATTCCATCGCCCACAAATACCACCAGTCATAAAAATCTATAGTAAAATATTAAACAATCAAGCAGATAACATATCCAGTAATTCTGAAGTGTGTCAAATCATCGTAGAAGATAATGGGATTGGTTTTGATGAAAAATATCTCGATCGAATTTTTAATGTTTTTCAACGTTTGCATAGTAGCATTGAATACGAAGGCACTGGCATAGGTTTAGCGATCTGCCGAAAAATAATTGAGCGTCATCATGGGCAGATCGCAGCTCAAAGCAAACCTGGGCAAGGAGCAAAATTTACAATCGTATTGTCAATTAATTCCCATTCTTGA